A segment of the Fusobacterium sp. JB019 genome:
ACAAAAGCAGGACTGTTATTATTATTTGAAAAAAAATATCCATGGGGAGCATTGGTAGGAGTAAGACCAACTAAATTAGTTAGAAGATTTCTTGTTATGGGATATTCTTTTGAAGAAATTGATGAAATATTAGAAAAATTATATTTTGTATTTCCTGAGAAGAGAAAATTATTGTTAGAAGTTGTAAAAACAGAAAATAAATATTTGAATGATGAAGGACTAAATATGTATGTTGGAATTCCATATTGTCCAACAAGATGTAAATATTGTTCTTTTGCTTCTTATGAAATAAACAGTAAATTAGGGAGTTTTTATGATGATTTTGTAAAAACATTAATAGAAGAAATAGAGTTAACTGGAGAAATGCTAAAAGGAAAAAATTATAACATAGAATCTTTATATTTTGGAGGAGGAACTCCGAGTATTTTAAAAGAAAAAGATTTAGAAAAGATAATAAAAACCTTATATAAAAATATTGATTTAAGTAACTTAAAAGAATTTACATTTGAAGCTGGAAGAGAGGATACTTTAAATATAAAAAAATTAAATATATTAAAGAATCTGGGAGTGGACAGGGTTAGTTTAAATCCACAGAGTTTTAATGAAACAGTTTTAAAAGATTTAAATAGAAATTTTGATAGAAAACATTTTGATGAAATGTTTAAAGAAATAAAAAAACTAGGATTCATTGTAAATATGGATTTTATAATAGGATTACCAGGAGAGAATGTAGATGATATTCTAAATACTTTAGAACAAGTTAAAAATTACGAAATAGATAATTTTACAATACATACCTTAGCTATAAAAAAAGGTTCTAATTTAATAAAAGATAATTATAAAATAGGAAAAATAGAGAATGAAAGAATAGACAATAAAATAAAAGAGATCATAACTTTAAAAAAATTATATCCTTATTATCTTTACAGACAAAAAAATACTCATGAATGGGGAGAAAATATAGGATATTCTCTTTTAGGAAAAGAATCTATTTTTAATATTGAAATGATAGAGGAAAATCAATCAACAATTGGATTAGGTGGAGGAGCTATAAGTAAAAAAGTAGAGAAGATAAGTAAAACTAGATTAGCTATAGAAAGATTTATAAATCCTAAAGATCCTTATATGTATATATGCGAGATGAAAGAAAGAGTAAAACAAAAAAATAAACTTTTTGAATTTTAAAATTAAAGAAGGTGATTTTTTGAAAAAGATAATAAAAAGAATAGTGTATTTATTTTTTTTAATATCTATATTAACATATTCTATGGATACAGAATATAAAATTAATTATAGTGATTCTTCTTCGGGGAAATTAGATATAAATTTAGCAACAAAATCTCAAATGTTAAAAGCAGGAGTAGCCCAAAGTTATGTTTATAAAATTTTAGAATTTAGGACTTTAGTAGGAGGAATTGATAATTTTAATCAATTAAATAGAATAAAAGGTATTGGTAAAAGTACTTGTAATAAATTAAAAAAATATTTTATAATAGATGAAGTGCCTGAGTATAAAGAATTATATATTAATAGAGCAGATGATAAAATTTTAAAATATTATGGGTTTGAAAAAAAGCAAATAAAATTACTTAGAAAATATTTGAAAGAAAATAATTTGATATTAGATAATAGAGAAATAAAGAAAATATTAACTAAAAAACAGTATAATGAATATAAAGATATAATAAATTATAATCAATAAAAAAATAGGAAGGTGACATATAATGGAAAGCAGAATGATAAGAGGAGCCAGTAAAAATGCAAGATTTTTTGTGATAGATTCCACGGAAATAGTGCAAGAGGCTTTGAATATACATAAATGTAGTCCAACAGCAATAAATGCTTTTGGAAGATTTTTAACAGCAGGTTTAATCATGGGAGGAACATTAAAAGGAAAAGATTTACTATCAATAGTTACTGATACTGATGGACTTGTAAATCAAATGATAGTTACAGCAAATGGAGAAGGAGAAGTTAAGGGATATTTAAATAATCCTCAAGCTGATTTACCAAATAAGCAGTTAACTAATAAACCTGATGTAGCTAATTTAATAGGAAAAGGAACTCTTAGAGTAATAAAAGATATGGGTTTAAAAGAACCTTA
Coding sequences within it:
- a CDS encoding coproporphyrinogen III oxidase, with amino-acid sequence MEIKLDFKSKENTILEFKRILLGDINIEKFSVKTLEENEDEISLEISADKLKKVFTLKNYTDNMVDQKTVMTKAGLLLLFEKKYPWGALVGVRPTKLVRRFLVMGYSFEEIDEILEKLYFVFPEKRKLLLEVVKTENKYLNDEGLNMYVGIPYCPTRCKYCSFASYEINSKLGSFYDDFVKTLIEEIELTGEMLKGKNYNIESLYFGGGTPSILKEKDLEKIIKTLYKNIDLSNLKEFTFEAGREDTLNIKKLNILKNLGVDRVSLNPQSFNETVLKDLNRNFDRKHFDEMFKEIKKLGFIVNMDFIIGLPGENVDDILNTLEQVKNYEIDNFTIHTLAIKKGSNLIKDNYKIGKIENERIDNKIKEIITLKKLYPYYLYRQKNTHEWGENIGYSLLGKESIFNIEMIEENQSTIGLGGGAISKKVEKISKTRLAIERFINPKDPYMYICEMKERVKQKNKLFEF
- a CDS encoding helix-hairpin-helix domain-containing protein; protein product: MKKIIKRIVYLFFLISILTYSMDTEYKINYSDSSSGKLDINLATKSQMLKAGVAQSYVYKILEFRTLVGGIDNFNQLNRIKGIGKSTCNKLKKYFIIDEVPEYKELYINRADDKILKYYGFEKKQIKLLRKYLKENNLILDNREIKKILTKKQYNEYKDIINYNQ